One Phoenix dactylifera cultivar Barhee BC4 chromosome 8, palm_55x_up_171113_PBpolish2nd_filt_p, whole genome shotgun sequence genomic window carries:
- the LOC120111533 gene encoding LOB domain-containing protein 41-like, with protein sequence MRMSCNGCRVLRKGCNDSCTIRPCLQWIKSPEAQANATVFLAKFYGRAGLMNLINAGPDHLRPAIFRSLLYEACGRIVNPIYGSVGLLWSGNWSLCQAAVENVLRGEPIVQISSDSAAAVPPTKAHDIRHVAKKADAAAELHKVAQLRPRFKRSGHDIKPKAMPDFIAAEPGGGDPAVVWAGSTCAVEQPANGGRAGRTGACSRWSRWRGRT encoded by the exons ATGAGGATGAGCTGCAACGGGTGCCGGGTACTCCGGAAGGGATGCAACGACAGCTGCACCATCCGACCCTGCCTCCAGTGGATCAAGAGCCCCGAGGCCCAGGCCAATGCCACCGTCTTCCTCGCCAAGTTCTACGGCCGCGCTGGCCTCATGAACCTCATCAACGCCGGCCCCGACCACCTCCGCCCTG CTATATTCCGCTCGCTGCTGTACGAAGCCTGCGGCCGGATCGTGAACCCGATCTACGGCTCGGTCGGGCTGCTCTGGTCCGGAAACTGGTCGCTCTGCCAGGCCGCCGTGGAGAACGTCCTCCGGGGCGAGCCTATCGTCCAGATCTCCTCTGACTCCGCCGCTGCCGTCCCGCCCACCAAGGCCCACGACATCCGCCACGTGGCGAAGAAAGCCGATGCCGCCGCGGAGCTCCACAAGGTCGCCCAGCTCCGCCCCCGCTTCAAGCGCTCCGGCCACGACATCAAGCCCAAGGCCATGCCCGACTTCATCGCCGCCGAGCCGGGCGGGGGCGACCCGGCCGTGGTCTGGGCCGGGAGCACCTGCGCGGTCGAGCAGCCGGCGAACGGGGGGAGAGCCGGGAGAACGGGAGCGTGTTCTCGGTGGAGTCGGTGGAGGGGTCGCACGTGA